The genomic region CAGGCTCACCAGCAACGAGGAATTCGCCGATTCCTGTTGCGGCGTGTAGCGGTACTTCAGGTCCAGCGGCACACCTGCTTCGCGCCAGTTGAACAGGTCGGGCGGCAGGCGCATGGGAATGCTGATGCTGCCGGGGTTGTAGCCGGACACGCTGAGCTGCTTGGTGTCGATCAACTCACCCAGGCGCACGGGGCGGTCCGACGGCAGCCAGTTCGGCGCATCGTAGGGGCGGCGTGGGCTCAGCGGATCGAGATGATCGATGACCACGCTGTTGCCCACCAGCGCCTTGCTGCCGAGCGCTACGGCGCTGGCGGCCAGCTTGAGTTCGGCAGCGTCACGACCGGCGACGATCAGCAACTTGCCATGCGGATCGTTCGGGTTGGTCTGCAAGGAGACCGTCGCGCCCTTGAGTTCCGGGATCTGCAGGCTGCCCAGTTGCACGGCCTCCTTGCTTTCGACCAGGACAATGGCGTTGCCCTGCTGGGGAATCTGGCCCTGGACGCTGGTGAAGTTGGCGCCACGATAAGCGGCCAGTGCGCCCATCCACGACGACAGGGCGCCTGCAGCTTCAAGCGTGGCGTTATCCGGTTGCCGGGCAAACACGAACGGCAGCTCGAGTTGGCGCGAATCGCGACGGTCGAAGAACGGCAGCGGCAGAATCGACAGGTCGTTCTTGAGTTCGATCGGCGAAATGCTGAGCTTGAGCTCGGAACCGACGTTGATCTTGGCCCACAGGCTGCTGTGCTGCGGGTCTTCGCACTGCATGGTGTAGTGCCCGATGAATTGCAGGCGCAGGCGGTTGAACTCGGTGATCAGGTGCGGCGGGATGTTCACCACCTGCTGCTGAGGCTGACCAGCGCCTTCCTTGGGCAGCGCCAGGCTGGCGGCGACCTCGTCGTTGACCAGTACGTTGATCTGCGACAGATCAGCGAGCAGCGCCGGCGAGTAGCTGTAGCTCAAGACCAGTTGCGCACCGTTGACCACTTCATCGGCACGGATATCGAAGTTCACTGCATCCGAGGCTTCGACACCTTGCAGGTTCATGGTGTCCAGGCGCCCCAGTTGCTTGAGGGTCAGCTCACGGGTGTAGCTGCCGGCCGGTTGGGCCACGGCATTGGTCACGACGACATTGCCCACAGCGGGGCTGAGCGCGGCGTTGTTGCCCACAGCGGTGTCGGCGTAAGCCATGTGAATCATTGCGCCCAGACACAGCACCGACGAAGCC from Pseudomonas asplenii harbors:
- the bcsB gene encoding cellulose biosynthesis cyclic di-GMP-binding regulatory protein BcsB — protein: MIMKSSDRRAARCPRHPFMRLASSVLCLGAMIHMAYADTAVGNNAALSPAVGNVVVTNAVAQPAGSYTRELTLKQLGRLDTMNLQGVEASDAVNFDIRADEVVNGAQLVLSYSYSPALLADLSQINVLVNDEVAASLALPKEGAGQPQQQVVNIPPHLITEFNRLRLQFIGHYTMQCEDPQHSSLWAKINVGSELKLSISPIELKNDLSILPLPFFDRRDSRQLELPFVFARQPDNATLEAAGALSSWMGALAAYRGANFTSVQGQIPQQGNAIVLVESKEAVQLGSLQIPELKGATVSLQTNPNDPHGKLLIVAGRDAAELKLAASAVALGSKALVGNSVVIDHLDPLSPRRPYDAPNWLPSDRPVRLGELIDTKQLSVSGYNPGSISIPMRLPPDLFNWREAGVPLDLKYRYTPQQESANSSLLVSLNNTFMKSMPLPSLKSLDGGENLLAMLKKDESLPREAQVLLPLGVASSRSQLQLRFMFDYIKQGECRDIIIDNMRGLIDPDSSLDLRGFNHYVALPNLGIFNDSGFPFTRLADLSQSAVVLPDGSGPQEWGAYLTVLGRFGESTGYPATGVTVVQPKDVQAVSDKDLLVFASGDNQPLLQQWANRLPAAVEGTGHRFNLSDLTLRVRDWISPDPQANQRKPRLQVTYSGANSSTYLAGFESPLKAERSVVVIASGKPEGLADATAALIGGDQYKDTIQGSLAVVQDKRITSLVADEQYYVGDLSLFKRVQWMLSQNLIWMLLVTVCGLALVSLLLFLFLRSRARKRLS